The Methanosarcina acetivorans C2A genome includes the window GGTGGAAATGCCCGAAAACCAAAAAGGATGTTCTGTATCCCTCTTGAGGAGGCAAAGTATCCTGCACTTTCTCCAGAGTGTTTTGAGAAGTTTGAACGGAGTCCGAAGAAGAAGTTTCTCTGGAAAAATGGGATGCTGAAATGAGAGTCACTGAAATAATTTTAGATCTAAACTTTTATTTTTTATCATTCTGCTTTTCAGCATATTCATGCGTCCCTCCCCCGAAAAAACATATTTCTTTCTCCGTACCTTTATTCTGGACATAATAAGACTTCATCAACACATTTTGTCCTTTTCATGTTTTATTTTCCCTTAAATTATAATACCGGGTGAATTCAATATTAATAAGTGACTCTTTTTGGGGGAAGAGCATGAAAATCAAATCCATTAATCCTTATACCGAAGAAATAAACCGGACTTATGGTTCTTTTCCTATCGAAGAATGCAGGAACAGGATCGAGAAATCAAGGGCTGCTTTTTCAGGGTGGAGTTCATTGCCAGCAGAGGAAAGAGCAAAATTTTTCTTGAATGTTGCGGAGCTGCTTCGACGGAATACTGAAATTTATGCCGGGATTATTACAGAGGAGATGGGGAAGCCCATCAGGCAGTCCAGAAGTGAAGTCCAAAAATGTGTCAGGCTCTGTGACTATTATGCGGAAAATGCGGCTGGATTATTGAAGGCTGAAATTGTGGAGCTCGGGGCTGAGAAAAGTTATGTTACTTTTGAGCCTCTGGGAGTGGTTTTCGGGATCATGCCCTGGAATTTCCCTTTCTGGCAAGTTTTCAGGTTTGCAGTGCCTGCAATATGTGCAGGAAATGTCTGTGTGCTCAAACATGCCTCAAATGTGCCAGGATCAGCTCTTGAGATTGAAAAGATCTTTCTGGAAGCCGGATTTCGGGAGTATGTTTTCAAAACCCTTTTAATTGACTCGAAAACTGCAATGGAAATTATTAAAGAAGAATTGGTGGACGGGGTTTCGCTTACCGGCAGCACAGGCGCAGGCTCGAAAATCGGAAAACTTGCAGGAGAAGCTATCAAGCCTCAGGTACTGGAACTTGGAGGGTCGGACCCCTTCATAGTGCTCGAGGATGCCGATATCGAGAGGGCTGCACAGGCGGGTGTAAGGTCCCGTTTTCTGAACGCAGGACAGAGCTATACCGCTGCCAAGAGATTTATTGTTGTAGAAGAAGTTGTGGGGGATTTTATCGAGGCATTTGAACTCCATATGCAGGAACTGAAAATCGGGGATCCTATTGATGAGGAAACCGATATCGGGCCTCTTGCAAAAAAAGAATTCGTCGAAATACTTGAAAAAATTCTGGAAGATGCAAGAAAGAAAGGAGCAGAGCCTCAAACTTACGGAGAAAAGCATAAAAAAGGTTTTTTCTTCAATCCGACTATTATCCCTGCAGCCAGTACCTATATGGAAGTATGCAATATCGAGGTTTTCGGGCCTGTTGCACCGGTTATCACTGCAAAGGATGAGGACGAAGCAGTGGAAGTTGCAAACTCCATAGAATTCGGGCTTGGGGCCAAGATCTGGTCAGGAGACCTTGAAAGGGCCGAAAAGCTGGCAAAAAGGATCAGGGCAGGATCTGTGGCTGTCAATGGAATGATCAGGTCTGACCCGAGACTGCCTTTTGGCGGGACCGGGAAGTCAGGTGTCGGGAGGGAGCTTTCCCACTACGGACTCAAGGAATTTGTGAACATAAAGACTGTAGTTGTTAATAAATAAAGGGCTTCTGTAAAAACAATACGGCAATATATTCAATAGCTTAAGGAGGAGATTTGTTGTCCGAATTAGCTGAGCAGGATGTGATGTCCAGATTAAGCGAGTTAGAACGAAAAATGAACGATCTGGATAATAGGGCGAATGCTCTGATAGATGAATTAGAGAGCCTGCAAACGGTGGCCAGAGAATTAAAGATGACAGATTTTGTCGATAAATTCAATGAGCATATAGAAGAGGTAGGAAAAATCAAAGAAGACTTAAGCTGCAAATTGTCCGATGAAATCGAAAATGAACAGATGAAAGAACTGGTGGAGTCGAGGATGAAATCCGTACCGACGGACATCGAAAAGTTAAAAAATGAGTCTAGTTATATTCGTGGTAAATTAGCAGAGATAAAAGATGAAATAAGCAAAAAGAAATGAAATAATAAATAAAAGTAAACTGAGTAACGTGGGCAGTGTGCCTAATTTTCTGTAAAATTTACTTTATACCCTTTTAGTCTTCTTTTTTGTAGAATTTACTTTATACCCTTTTAGTCTTCTTTTTTATAGGACTTACGCGGCTGAAACGATAGATCAATAACAGCAAACATTTTTCAGATTAATTCTCATATATAATTACAACGTCTATTGTGCTTGATTTTTGATCTCAAGTGCGTAACTTCCAGAATAGTAACTTCCAGAATATATAGAAGCCATTGTACCATTAGCGGTTTCTTTCTCGGAAAGAACACATTCTATGTAGCAGATGAAGACCTAATAGTACCCCGATCGGCTCTTAATATATAGCTACTTATACTGCTCTTGTACATTCGGGGAATTCATCTTTTCCGGCAAACCAACTCTCCGTTTTTAAGTGGGACAAGTACTGTGTCGACTCGCTGGTCATTGTACACATAGTCAAGAAATGGCTTGAGCATAGCAGCGTGACTTATCACATTGTCAGCTATCAATATGCCACCCCTAATCATTTTAGGTATGACTGCCTCATAACAATCAGGATAATATTCTTTATCGCAATCTAAGAAACAAAAGGAAATCCCAGCGTATCGGCTTATCAGGTGTCTGGCATCGCCATGTACGAGTTCTACGATGTTCTCTATTCCGGCTTTCGAGAAGGTTTCACGTGCCATTTTTACTTTCTCTTCCTGTATCTCGAATGTGATTAATTTACGGTTTGTCTCTCTACATGCAAGTGCAAGCCACATGGATGAATAACCTGCGCTTGTACCGATCTCCATAGCTATCCCATCCGGGGAGGCAGATAGCATGAGCGCAATAAACTTACCGGTTTCCGGCGGAATCTGTCTTAACCTGTGTAATTTCGGTGTTCCATCAATTCTATCATTTTTATCGATAAGCTCAAGGTAATTCATTCGTTCCTTTATAGGGTCAAATATGTCATGGAACATGTCGTCATCCTCAGTATCAGTTTAAATTTCCTATAACTCGTTATGTATTTAAGACC containing:
- a CDS encoding NAD-dependent succinate-semialdehyde dehydrogenase, which encodes MKIKSINPYTEEINRTYGSFPIEECRNRIEKSRAAFSGWSSLPAEERAKFFLNVAELLRRNTEIYAGIITEEMGKPIRQSRSEVQKCVRLCDYYAENAAGLLKAEIVELGAEKSYVTFEPLGVVFGIMPWNFPFWQVFRFAVPAICAGNVCVLKHASNVPGSALEIEKIFLEAGFREYVFKTLLIDSKTAMEIIKEELVDGVSLTGSTGAGSKIGKLAGEAIKPQVLELGGSDPFIVLEDADIERAAQAGVRSRFLNAGQSYTAAKRFIVVEEVVGDFIEAFELHMQELKIGDPIDEETDIGPLAKKEFVEILEKILEDARKKGAEPQTYGEKHKKGFFFNPTIIPAASTYMEVCNIEVFGPVAPVITAKDEDEAVEVANSIEFGLGAKIWSGDLERAEKLAKRIRAGSVAVNGMIRSDPRLPFGGTGKSGVGRELSHYGLKEFVNIKTVVVNK
- a CDS encoding O-methyltransferase is translated as MFHDIFDPIKERMNYLELIDKNDRIDGTPKLHRLRQIPPETGKFIALMLSASPDGIAMEIGTSAGYSSMWLALACRETNRKLITFEIQEEKVKMARETFSKAGIENIVELVHGDARHLISRYAGISFCFLDCDKEYYPDCYEAVIPKMIRGGILIADNVISHAAMLKPFLDYVYNDQRVDTVLVPLKNGELVCRKR